Proteins encoded in a region of the Oceanibaculum nanhaiense genome:
- the cobT gene encoding cobaltochelatase subunit CobT translates to MSSGETPVEEFKRATAATLRAIGRAPEAEVTYGVEQPGIIAGRVRLPVPATDLNPHERALVRGEADALALRLRHHDESVHQRRAPGSGVAKAIFDAMEQARCEAIGANQMAGIADNLAQALDERCKRKGFEHITDRNEANLADVMRLIAREQISGEAPPPSARRLVDVWRGWVEERCGGDLDSLREHLLDQDSFAKAARQLIRDLDIDPGEEGEGDDSDMDDSEGGDDGEADQQDDSDMQSASDGADGEDTMPQEMQAGEEGDETGEQAEGEMMPGSSEEDSEEPGSPQQRRNQAGAGDNRPYQPYVTEFDEVVLADELCDPEELTRLRKLLDQQLTHLQGVIGKLANRLQRRLMAQQNRTWEFDLEEGMLDTGRLSRVVTNPTYPLSYKIEKETNFRDTVVTLLIDNSGSMRGRPITIAAMSADILARTLERCGVKVEILGFTTRAWKGGLSRERWISGGKPANPGRLNDLRHIVYKAADEPLRRARKNLGLMLREGILKENIDGEALLWAHNRLLARTEERRILMVISDGAPVDDSTLSVNPGNYLERHLREVIHFIETRSPVQLVAIGIGHDVTRYYRRAVTLVDAEQLGGTMMEQLASLFDEDQGGRKGRRAA, encoded by the coding sequence ATGTCGAGCGGCGAAACCCCGGTCGAGGAATTCAAGCGCGCTACCGCGGCCACCTTGCGGGCCATCGGTCGTGCGCCCGAGGCCGAGGTCACCTATGGCGTCGAACAGCCCGGCATCATCGCTGGTAGGGTCCGGCTGCCGGTGCCGGCGACCGACCTCAACCCGCATGAGCGTGCGCTGGTGCGTGGCGAGGCGGACGCGCTGGCCCTGCGCCTGCGCCATCATGACGAGTCGGTGCACCAGCGCCGTGCGCCAGGCAGCGGTGTGGCCAAGGCGATCTTCGATGCGATGGAACAGGCCCGCTGCGAAGCCATCGGCGCCAACCAGATGGCCGGAATCGCCGACAATCTGGCGCAGGCGCTGGACGAACGCTGCAAGCGCAAGGGCTTCGAACACATCACCGATCGCAACGAGGCCAACCTCGCCGATGTGATGCGGCTGATCGCGCGCGAGCAGATCAGCGGTGAAGCCCCGCCGCCGAGCGCCCGCCGGCTGGTCGATGTCTGGCGCGGCTGGGTGGAGGAACGCTGCGGTGGTGACCTCGATTCGCTGCGCGAGCATCTGCTGGACCAGGATTCCTTCGCCAAGGCGGCGCGCCAGCTTATCCGCGACCTGGACATCGATCCGGGCGAGGAGGGCGAGGGCGACGACAGCGACATGGATGACAGCGAGGGCGGCGACGACGGCGAAGCCGACCAGCAGGACGACAGCGACATGCAGTCGGCCTCGGACGGCGCCGATGGCGAAGACACCATGCCGCAGGAGATGCAGGCCGGCGAGGAGGGCGACGAGACCGGCGAACAGGCCGAGGGCGAGATGATGCCCGGCAGCAGCGAGGAGGATTCGGAAGAGCCCGGCTCGCCGCAGCAGCGCCGCAACCAGGCCGGTGCCGGCGATAACCGCCCCTATCAGCCCTATGTCACCGAATTCGACGAGGTGGTGCTGGCGGACGAGCTGTGCGATCCCGAGGAGCTGACGCGCCTGCGCAAGCTGCTGGACCAGCAGCTGACCCATCTGCAGGGCGTCATCGGCAAGCTGGCGAACCGGCTGCAGCGCCGCCTGATGGCGCAGCAGAACCGCACTTGGGAGTTCGATCTGGAAGAGGGCATGCTGGATACCGGCCGGCTGTCGCGGGTGGTCACCAACCCGACCTATCCGCTGTCCTACAAGATCGAGAAGGAAACCAACTTCCGCGACACCGTCGTCACGCTGCTGATCGACAATTCCGGCTCAATGCGCGGCCGGCCGATCACCATCGCGGCGATGAGCGCCGATATCCTGGCGCGCACGCTGGAGCGCTGCGGTGTGAAGGTGGAGATTCTGGGCTTCACCACCCGCGCCTGGAAGGGCGGACTGTCCCGCGAACGCTGGATTTCCGGCGGCAAGCCGGCCAATCCGGGTCGCCTGAACGATCTGCGCCACATCGTCTATAAGGCTGCCGACGAGCCACTGCGCCGGGCGCGCAAGAATCTGGGGCTGATGCTGCGCGAGGGTATTCTCAAGGAGAATATCGACGGCGAAGCACTGCTCTGGGCGCATAACCGCCTGCTTGCCCGCACCGAGGAGCGCCGCATCCTGATGGTGATCTCCGACGGTGCGCCTGTCGATGATTCGACGCTGTCGGTCAATCCGGGCAATTATCTGGAGCGCCACCTGCGCGAGGTCATCCACTTCATCGAGACCCGCTCGCCGGTACAACTCGTCGCCATCGGCATCGGCCATGACGTGACGCGGTACTATCGCCGCGCGGTCACGCTGGTGGATGCCGAGCAGCTGGGCGGCACGATGATGGAGCAGCTGGCCTCGCTGTTCGACGAGGATCAGGGCGGCCGCAAGGGACGCCGGGCGGCCTAA
- the xerD gene encoding site-specific tyrosine recombinase XerD: MAASHTAGNAAGHAVEAFLEMLVAERGIAANTLQAYRHDLEDFSDFLSRRKRSADAASTTDLRDYMSALARAGMAASTAARRLSALRQFHKFLHAENYREDNPCTVVDAPRRSRPLPKILSEAEVDQLLDAAAGLPGPDGARLLALLELLYASGLRVSELVGLPLAAVTRDTGMLIVRGKGGKERMVPLTEASIRAVEAYRQVRDAFLKEGQKEKQKSPYLFPSRGDSGHLTRHRFAQLLKELAVTAGIDPQKVSPHVLRHAFATHLLDHGADLRSVQQMLGHADISTTQIYTHVVEERLRRLVEQHHPLARPGAKTGRKG; encoded by the coding sequence ATGGCCGCCAGCCATACTGCCGGTAACGCTGCTGGCCACGCCGTCGAGGCCTTCCTCGAAATGCTGGTCGCCGAGCGCGGCATCGCCGCCAACACGCTGCAGGCCTACCGGCACGATCTGGAGGATTTCTCGGATTTCCTCAGCCGGCGGAAACGCAGCGCCGATGCGGCTTCGACCACCGATCTGCGCGACTATATGTCCGCTCTCGCGCGCGCCGGCATGGCCGCCAGCACGGCGGCACGGCGGCTTTCCGCCCTGCGGCAGTTCCATAAATTCCTGCATGCCGAGAATTATCGTGAGGATAATCCCTGCACCGTGGTCGATGCGCCGCGCCGCAGCCGGCCCCTGCCGAAAATACTGAGCGAGGCGGAGGTCGATCAACTGCTCGACGCCGCAGCCGGCCTGCCCGGACCGGACGGGGCGCGGCTGCTGGCGCTGCTGGAGCTGCTCTATGCCAGCGGCCTCCGCGTATCCGAACTGGTCGGCCTGCCGCTGGCGGCAGTGACGCGCGATACCGGCATGCTGATCGTGCGCGGCAAGGGCGGGAAGGAACGCATGGTGCCGCTGACCGAGGCCTCGATCCGCGCGGTCGAGGCCTACCGGCAGGTCCGCGATGCCTTCCTGAAGGAAGGCCAGAAAGAGAAACAGAAATCGCCCTATCTTTTCCCCTCGCGCGGCGATAGCGGGCACCTCACCCGGCACCGTTTCGCGCAATTGCTGAAGGAGCTGGCGGTGACGGCCGGCATCGACCCGCAGAAGGTTTCGCCGCATGTGCTGCGCCACGCCTTCGCGACGCATTTGCTGGACCACGGCGCCGATCTGCGGAGCGTGCAGCAGATGCTGGGCCATGCCGACATCTCGACCACGCAGATCTATACCCATGTGGTCGAGGAAAGGCTGCGCCGGCTGGTCGAACAGCACCACCCGCTGGCCCGGCCCGGAGCCAAAACGGGCCGCAAGGGCTAG